In a genomic window of Hymenobacter chitinivorans DSM 11115:
- a CDS encoding tail fiber domain-containing protein, whose product MAADEATTNFLNSSANNQFSTRYVGGYRLYTNSAMSVGVQLFAGGNAWQTLSDSTKKERRVLADGNQFLARINQMRLGSWNYIGQSPDTMRHYGPMAQDFYRAFGHDGVGRSGNATTINQADFDGVNLIAIQALYRRVLALEAENAKLRQQQARARQPEQPGTAAATTAALEERVRRLEALLVAQAQR is encoded by the coding sequence GTGGCGGCCGACGAGGCCACGACCAACTTCCTCAACAGCTCGGCCAACAACCAGTTTTCGACCCGCTACGTGGGCGGCTACCGCCTCTATACCAATTCCGCCATGAGCGTGGGCGTGCAGCTGTTTGCCGGCGGCAATGCCTGGCAAACCCTTTCCGACTCGACCAAGAAGGAGCGCCGGGTGCTGGCCGACGGCAACCAGTTCCTGGCCCGCATCAACCAGATGCGCCTGGGTTCGTGGAACTACATCGGCCAGAGCCCCGACACCATGCGCCACTACGGCCCCATGGCCCAGGACTTCTACCGGGCCTTCGGCCACGACGGCGTGGGCCGCAGCGGCAATGCCACCACCATCAACCAGGCCGACTTCGACGGCGTCAACCTGATTGCCATTCAGGCCCTCTACCGCCGCGTGCTGGCTCTGGAAGCTGAAAACGCCAAGCTCCGCCAGCAGCAGGCCCGGGCCCGGCAGCCGGAGCAGCCAGGAACTGCGGCCGCTACCACTGCAGCCCTGGAAGAGCGGGTGCGCCGCCTCGAAGCCCTGCTCGTGGCCCAGGCTCAGCGCTAA
- a CDS encoding M50 family metallopeptidase, which translates to MLDFSKPDASSTTLQQAERKQRRLRLLVLGVLWGIALILGSRRWLHALLYQAAVLEVAWPVLVLGWVLGLGLLYLLLIAVHEGGHVLGARLARFRVLTFAVSWLRITRQAGGWQVRLQKPLASLGGMVQAYPAHTRHLRPRFALFIAGGPLANLLTGALALYLRQVLLPPTSELAFAVSRTQYGLNHALTFFGWASLFVGAFNLLPLRLKSGYTIDGRKLWYMARGGAAMHQHLGLLYFQSITYAGTRPRAWDPAQLEAFLAYRSHTVLDFYAHLYAYAYYQDCDERALMEEHLAAALERRHASPVALQQHVLAEAAVVAALSDEHAEYARQWLDQAQAAKPFSNEEGLFARAAVAYAEGQLPEATRWLQAARQQLQQASHLAANEQGAEQLDDLQHRIALAATAQPA; encoded by the coding sequence ATGCTTGATTTCTCCAAGCCCGATGCCTCCTCGACTACTCTTCAGCAAGCAGAACGGAAGCAACGGCGTCTGCGTCTGTTGGTGCTAGGCGTTTTGTGGGGTATTGCGCTGATATTGGGTAGCCGGCGCTGGTTGCACGCGCTGCTCTACCAGGCGGCCGTGCTGGAGGTGGCCTGGCCCGTGTTGGTATTGGGCTGGGTCCTGGGCTTGGGTCTGCTATATCTCCTGCTCATAGCGGTGCACGAGGGTGGCCACGTGCTGGGCGCCCGGCTGGCCCGGTTCCGGGTGCTGACCTTTGCCGTCAGCTGGCTGCGCATTACCCGGCAGGCCGGCGGGTGGCAAGTGCGCCTGCAAAAACCCCTGGCCTCGCTCGGGGGCATGGTGCAGGCCTACCCCGCCCACACCCGCCACCTGCGCCCCCGCTTCGCCCTCTTCATTGCCGGCGGCCCCCTGGCCAATCTGCTGACCGGCGCCCTGGCCCTCTACCTGCGCCAGGTGCTGCTGCCTCCTACCAGCGAGCTGGCCTTTGCCGTTTCCCGAACGCAGTACGGGCTCAATCATGCGCTGACGTTCTTCGGCTGGGCTTCCCTCTTCGTCGGAGCCTTCAACCTGCTGCCGCTGCGCCTCAAGTCGGGCTACACCATCGACGGCCGCAAGCTCTGGTACATGGCCCGGGGCGGGGCGGCCATGCACCAGCACCTCGGCTTGCTGTACTTTCAGAGCATCACCTACGCCGGCACCCGCCCCCGGGCCTGGGACCCGGCCCAGCTGGAAGCCTTTTTGGCGTACCGCAGCCACACCGTGCTCGATTTCTACGCCCACCTTTACGCCTATGCCTACTACCAGGACTGCGACGAGCGGGCCCTGATGGAAGAGCACCTGGCCGCCGCCCTGGAGCGCCGCCACGCCAGCCCGGTAGCCCTGCAGCAGCACGTGCTGGCCGAGGCCGCCGTAGTGGCCGCCCTCTCCGATGAGCACGCCGAATATGCCCGCCAGTGGCTCGACCAGGCCCAGGCCGCCAAGCCTTTCAGCAATGAGGAGGGCCTGTTTGCCCGGGCCGCAGTGGCCTACGCCGAAGGCCAGCTGCCGGAAGCCACCCGCTGGCTGCAGGCCGCCCGCCAGCAGCTGCAACAGGCTTCGCACCTGGCCGCCAACGAGCAGGGCGCCGAACAGCTCGATGACCTGCAGCACCGCATTGCGCTGGCTGCCACGGCCCAGCCGGCTTAA
- a CDS encoding GNAT family N-acetyltransferase, translating into MSAPVSAAPTASPSALHIRPATAADEAFIRAVMPRLVEFGPPAWRDAAQLTATDLAVLLEAVLQPTPGHSVFVAEQHQQPLGLMQLTINTDFYQQEHAHLADLVVAPAAEGQGVGRALLEYAESWARARGYHWLTLSVFAQNTHARAIYERAGFGQDIIKYVKVLS; encoded by the coding sequence ATGTCTGCTCCGGTTTCTGCTGCTCCCACGGCCAGCCCCAGCGCCCTCCACATCCGCCCGGCCACGGCCGCCGACGAAGCCTTTATCCGCGCGGTGATGCCCCGGCTGGTGGAGTTTGGGCCACCCGCCTGGCGCGACGCGGCCCAGCTCACCGCCACCGACCTGGCCGTGCTGCTGGAGGCCGTGCTCCAGCCCACGCCCGGGCACAGCGTGTTCGTCGCCGAGCAGCACCAGCAGCCCCTGGGCCTGATGCAGCTAACCATCAACACCGACTTCTACCAGCAAGAGCACGCCCACCTGGCCGATTTGGTAGTGGCTCCGGCCGCCGAGGGGCAGGGCGTGGGCCGGGCCCTGCTCGAATACGCCGAAAGCTGGGCCCGGGCGCGGGGCTACCACTGGCTTACCCTGAGTGTATTTGCCCAGAACACCCACGCCCGGGCCATCTACGAGCGGGCCGGCTTCGGCCAGGACATTATTAAATACGTGAAGGTGCTGAGCTAA
- a CDS encoding serine hydrolase domain-containing protein produces MGASLLVAPVAWGRMGGDKTWEREFATFVEAGLARTHTPGLGVAIVRGGRTRFAAGYGLADVQARRAVTPDTAFHIASVSKVVTGAALLRLLEQGKYQLDEPIGPYLDFGVRHPLFPDVPLTFRHLLTHTSGISDARYGATAAFTGAGDPSLPLRDFLTGYLSPGGQWYGAAECYAAARPGTQWSYSNVAIALLGYLAGRVGAVPLDVFTQQQFFRPLRMEHTAWKIAAVGPRHLAKPYKLEGSELQELPPTGYPDWPAGSLRSSPRDFARLLEVFTNEGIVGGHSYLQPATLHTFLAAQPGIEVAPGNPTIQQALIWLRREVNGAQLASHSGGDPGADTVVCLNLAQRTGVLMFANVSGSPELRALQKEVVLRLLDRAATA; encoded by the coding sequence ATGGGCGCCTCCTTGCTGGTGGCCCCCGTGGCCTGGGGCCGGATGGGCGGGGATAAAACCTGGGAGCGGGAGTTTGCCACGTTTGTGGAAGCCGGCCTGGCCCGCACGCATACTCCCGGCCTGGGCGTGGCCATCGTGCGCGGCGGCCGGACGCGGTTTGCGGCCGGCTACGGGCTGGCCGACGTGCAGGCCCGCCGGGCCGTGACGCCGGACACGGCCTTTCACATTGCCTCGGTGAGCAAGGTGGTGACCGGGGCAGCCCTGCTGCGGCTGCTGGAGCAGGGCAAGTACCAGCTCGATGAGCCCATTGGGCCTTACCTGGACTTTGGGGTGCGCCACCCGCTCTTTCCCGACGTGCCCCTCACGTTTCGCCACCTGCTGACGCACACCTCCGGTATTTCGGATGCCCGCTACGGGGCAACGGCCGCCTTTACCGGGGCCGGCGACCCGAGCCTGCCGCTGCGGGATTTTCTGACGGGCTACCTCAGCCCCGGGGGCCAGTGGTACGGGGCGGCCGAGTGCTATGCGGCGGCGCGGCCGGGTACGCAGTGGAGCTACAGCAACGTGGCCATTGCCCTGCTGGGCTACCTGGCCGGGCGGGTGGGGGCGGTGCCCCTGGACGTCTTCACCCAGCAGCAGTTTTTCCGGCCCCTGCGCATGGAGCATACGGCCTGGAAAATAGCCGCCGTCGGGCCCCGGCACCTGGCCAAGCCCTACAAGCTGGAAGGCAGTGAGCTGCAAGAGCTGCCGCCCACCGGCTACCCCGACTGGCCCGCCGGCTCGCTGCGCAGCTCCCCGCGCGACTTTGCCCGGCTGCTGGAAGTGTTTACCAACGAGGGCATCGTGGGCGGCCACTCCTATTTGCAGCCCGCCACGCTCCACACCTTTCTGGCCGCGCAGCCGGGTATTGAGGTAGCGCCCGGCAACCCCACGATTCAGCAGGCCCTGATCTGGCTGCGGCGGGAGGTGAACGGGGCCCAACTGGCCAGCCACAGCGGCGGCGACCCGGGCGCCGATACCGTCGTGTGCCTCAACCTGGCCCAGCGCACGGGCGTGCTGATGTTTGCCAACGTCTCGGGCTCCCCCGAGCTGCGGGCGTTGCAGAAGGAAGTGGTGCTGCGGTTGCTGGACCGGGCCGCTACGGCCTAG
- a CDS encoding helix-turn-helix transcriptional regulator: MHVQADFSHAPFEILVEEVTEWRKRPEQHNFFELVLVEEGQGRQCINYQHVPYEQHSIFLLPPLNCHSFEVLTPTRFLFVRFTNQVFDKGRHGEVDFEDWFRKMSYILVNYNRVPGDIIRSARDKEHLIHLLQLVRHEHAQRDNFSHGMIQSSLVTILNILARNIEAAFVATGGSAAAPRFQQVLNHVQHHLFDNEQLRVARLAAHFHVSATYFGEYFRRNAGESLQEYVLKSRLKVAEARLLYSGNSVKEIAYELGFSDASHLSRQFKKYHGYTIQAFKQRGNFDLLTAAGAPACAG; encoded by the coding sequence ATGCATGTACAAGCGGATTTTTCCCACGCGCCCTTCGAAATCCTGGTCGAGGAAGTAACCGAATGGCGCAAGCGGCCCGAGCAGCACAACTTCTTCGAGCTGGTGCTGGTGGAGGAAGGGCAGGGGCGGCAGTGCATCAACTACCAGCACGTGCCCTACGAGCAGCACAGCATTTTCCTGCTGCCCCCGCTCAACTGCCACTCCTTCGAGGTGCTCACGCCCACCCGGTTTTTGTTTGTGCGCTTCACCAACCAGGTTTTCGACAAGGGCCGCCACGGGGAAGTCGACTTCGAGGACTGGTTTCGCAAGATGTCCTACATCTTGGTCAACTACAACCGCGTGCCCGGCGACATTATCCGCTCGGCCCGCGACAAAGAGCACCTGATTCACCTGCTGCAGCTGGTGCGCCACGAGCACGCCCAGCGCGACAATTTTTCCCACGGCATGATTCAAAGCAGCCTGGTGACGATTCTCAACATCCTGGCCCGCAACATCGAAGCTGCGTTTGTGGCCACCGGGGGCAGTGCCGCCGCTCCGCGGTTTCAGCAGGTCCTCAACCACGTGCAGCACCACCTCTTCGACAACGAGCAGCTGCGCGTGGCCCGGCTGGCCGCGCATTTCCACGTGTCGGCCACTTATTTCGGGGAGTATTTCCGGCGCAACGCTGGCGAGTCATTGCAGGAATACGTGCTCAAGTCGCGGCTGAAAGTGGCCGAGGCCCGGCTGCTGTACTCGGGCAACTCGGTCAAGGAAATTGCCTACGAGCTGGGCTTCAGCGATGCCAGCCACCTCTCGCGGCAGTTCAAGAAGTACCACGGCTACACCATTCAGGCCTTCAAGCAGCGCGGCAATTTCGACTTGCTGACGGCCGCCGGCGCCCCGGCCTGCGCGGGCTGA
- a CDS encoding amidohydrolase, which produces MKKLLWSILSGLLVSTAALGQQPADLVLLNGKLFTADATQPTAQALAIRGARIVAVGTTADISKLAGPRTRRIDLQGRTCTPGFNDAHNHFTPAPRGTTLAFTTMEPSWVETTLALTAAVQQAPAGSWVYGWVGRAVVTDEQVTRAALDRLAPNHPVLLRAYYGHGYIANSRALQQLGIGEQQPDPLGGYYEHTAAGPLNGRFWEYAQWQPSRTLATQTPDSVALTELRQLSAEALRLGITSVQLFSFLPFERFVRLLAQAKLPIRVRAIPFSPTTPQQRDLSEVRQLPALQRGLPATVQASGMKWVLDGTPYERGAALRQPYQDRPGWTGKLNFSEAEVARMVQESVDFKQQLLVHCAGDRTAEAVLQAMEQNGAANSWPARRVRIEHGDGLIGDLLPRARALGVVVVQNPSHFTEPELFHQRWGTKMQPLGSLVKAGVPVALGSDGPLNPFLNIMLAGITPSNPAEALTREQAVRAYTYGSAFAEFAEKDKGRLAAGQLADVVVLSQDIFAVPPPELPKTSSVLTLIGGQVVYDAKVLK; this is translated from the coding sequence ATGAAAAAGTTACTGTGGAGTATACTAAGCGGCTTACTGGTCAGCACCGCCGCTCTGGGCCAGCAGCCCGCCGACCTGGTGCTGCTCAACGGCAAGCTCTTTACCGCCGATGCCACCCAACCCACGGCCCAGGCCCTGGCCATTCGCGGGGCGCGGATTGTGGCCGTGGGCACCACGGCCGACATCAGCAAGCTGGCCGGGCCCCGCACCCGCCGCATCGACCTGCAGGGCCGCACCTGTACGCCGGGCTTCAACGATGCCCACAACCACTTTACGCCCGCGCCCCGGGGCACCACGCTGGCTTTCACCACAATGGAGCCCAGCTGGGTGGAAACTACCCTGGCCCTGACGGCGGCGGTGCAGCAGGCTCCGGCCGGAAGCTGGGTGTATGGCTGGGTAGGCCGGGCCGTCGTCACGGATGAGCAGGTAACCCGCGCCGCCCTCGACCGGTTGGCTCCCAACCACCCCGTGCTGCTGCGGGCCTACTACGGGCACGGCTACATTGCCAACTCCCGGGCCCTGCAGCAGCTCGGTATCGGGGAGCAGCAGCCCGATCCGCTGGGCGGCTACTACGAGCACACGGCGGCCGGCCCGCTCAACGGTCGGTTTTGGGAATACGCCCAGTGGCAGCCCAGCCGCACCCTGGCCACCCAAACGCCCGACTCGGTGGCGCTAACCGAGCTGCGGCAGCTGTCGGCCGAAGCCCTGCGCCTGGGTATCACCTCGGTGCAGCTGTTCTCCTTTCTGCCTTTCGAGCGGTTCGTGCGCTTGCTGGCGCAAGCCAAGCTGCCCATCCGGGTGCGGGCCATACCATTTTCCCCCACCACGCCCCAGCAGCGCGACCTGAGCGAGGTGCGGCAGCTGCCGGCCTTGCAGCGGGGGCTGCCCGCCACCGTGCAGGCCAGCGGCATGAAGTGGGTGCTCGACGGCACGCCCTACGAACGGGGCGCGGCCCTGCGCCAGCCCTACCAGGACCGCCCCGGGTGGACGGGCAAGCTCAACTTCAGCGAGGCCGAAGTAGCCCGCATGGTGCAGGAGTCGGTCGATTTTAAGCAGCAGCTGCTGGTACACTGCGCCGGCGACCGGACGGCCGAGGCCGTGCTGCAGGCTATGGAGCAGAATGGGGCCGCCAACAGCTGGCCCGCGCGCCGGGTCCGCATTGAGCACGGCGACGGCCTCATCGGCGACCTGCTGCCGCGGGCCCGGGCGCTGGGCGTGGTGGTGGTGCAAAACCCGAGTCACTTCACCGAGCCCGAGCTGTTTCACCAGCGCTGGGGTACGAAAATGCAGCCACTGGGCTCATTGGTCAAGGCGGGCGTGCCGGTAGCGCTGGGCTCGGATGGGCCCCTGAATCCTTTTCTGAACATCATGCTGGCCGGCATCACCCCCAGCAACCCGGCCGAGGCCCTGACCCGGGAGCAGGCCGTGCGGGCCTATACGTACGGCTCGGCCTTCGCCGAATTCGCGGAGAAAGACAAAGGCCGGCTGGCCGCCGGGCAGCTGGCCGACGTGGTGGTCTTGTCCCAGGATATCTTCGCCGTGCCACCCCCGGAGCTGCCCAAGACCAGCAGCGTGCTGACCCTGATTGGCGGGCAAGTAGTCTACGATGCGAAGGTGCTGAAATAG
- a CDS encoding tail fiber domain-containing protein — MKALLLATAAALLLAAPTALRAQSVGIGTTTPASSAVLDVTSPNPGTAPQGFLPPRLTQVQREAIQQPAAGLLVYQTDSPATGTAAGLYLYGGSSWSLLPTSGSTTGGDNLGNHTATQNLNLNGNKLVGGTTARATRGGLSLNGNGLLTVGATRVNADSTTRYGVRLLDMDQDVVITSDQGKGNTTPAVTGAGDRLMWLSYYSAFRAGGVTGDRWNTTSSNSAAIGQYSAAFGLDNQAGSTYSTAFGWNNRMRNCEGTLVTGINNDMAQSFYGVAMGGRNSPKGWYNLVGGYQCKVLSSTVANYSAAVGAYVPNWPPSLAFGQGSYSRSSRGNTYTLGYYARTNGYFGCFVLADMSPLAITPSNIPPTDRAQDSVYCNNYNQFTARFAGGYRLFTTVATRDDPAGLSPLGTPVGVQLFAGGNAWQTLSDSTKKERRVLADGNQFLARINRMRLGSWNYIGQSPDTMRHYGPMAQDFYAAFGHDGVGRSGNATTINQADFDGVNLIAIQALYRQVLALKAENDKLRQQTLKAQQNQQRTEASTASLEERLRRLEGLLAPQAQR; from the coding sequence TTGAAAGCACTCCTACTTGCCACTGCTGCCGCCCTGTTGCTGGCTGCCCCCACCGCCTTGCGCGCCCAATCCGTCGGCATCGGCACCACCACCCCGGCCAGCTCGGCGGTGCTCGACGTGACGTCGCCCAACCCCGGCACCGCGCCCCAGGGCTTTCTGCCGCCCCGCCTCACCCAGGTTCAGCGCGAGGCCATTCAGCAGCCCGCCGCCGGCCTGCTCGTCTACCAGACCGACAGCCCCGCCACCGGTACCGCCGCGGGCCTCTACCTCTACGGGGGCAGCTCCTGGAGCCTGCTGCCCACCAGCGGCAGCACCACCGGCGGCGACAACCTGGGCAACCACACCGCCACCCAGAACCTCAACCTCAACGGCAACAAGCTGGTGGGCGGCACCACGGCCCGCGCTACCCGGGGCGGCCTCAGCCTCAACGGCAACGGCCTGCTTACCGTGGGCGCCACCCGCGTCAATGCCGACTCCACCACCCGCTACGGTGTGCGCCTGCTCGACATGGACCAGGACGTGGTCATCACCTCCGACCAGGGCAAGGGCAACACGACGCCCGCCGTTACCGGGGCCGGCGACCGGCTGATGTGGCTTTCCTACTACAGCGCCTTCCGGGCCGGCGGCGTCACCGGCGACCGGTGGAACACCACATCCTCCAATAGCGCTGCCATCGGCCAGTACTCGGCGGCCTTTGGCCTCGACAACCAGGCCGGCAGCACCTACTCCACGGCCTTCGGCTGGAACAACCGCATGCGCAACTGCGAAGGCACGCTGGTCACGGGCATCAACAACGACATGGCGCAGTCCTTCTACGGGGTGGCCATGGGCGGGCGCAACTCCCCCAAAGGCTGGTACAACCTGGTCGGCGGCTACCAGTGCAAGGTGCTGAGCTCCACGGTCGCCAACTACTCCGCCGCCGTGGGCGCCTACGTGCCGAACTGGCCCCCGTCGCTGGCTTTTGGCCAGGGATCCTACTCCCGCTCCAGCCGGGGCAACACCTACACCCTGGGCTACTACGCCCGCACCAACGGCTACTTTGGCTGCTTCGTGCTGGCCGATATGTCGCCGCTGGCCATTACCCCTTCTAACATACCGCCCACCGACCGCGCACAGGACTCGGTGTACTGCAACAACTACAACCAGTTCACGGCCCGCTTTGCCGGGGGCTACCGCCTCTTTACCACCGTGGCCACCCGCGACGACCCCGCCGGACTCTCGCCGCTGGGCACCCCCGTGGGCGTGCAGCTGTTTGCCGGTGGCAATGCCTGGCAAACCCTTTCCGACTCGACCAAGAAGGAGCGCCGGGTGCTGGCCGACGGCAACCAGTTCCTGGCCCGCATCAACCGCATGCGCCTGGGCTCCTGGAACTACATCGGCCAGAGCCCCGACACCATGCGCCACTACGGCCCCATGGCCCAGGACTTCTACGCCGCCTTCGGCCACGACGGCGTGGGCCGCAGCGGCAATGCCACCACCATCAACCAGGCCGACTTCGACGGCGTCAACCTGATTGCCATTCAGGCCCTCTACCGCCAGGTACTGGCGCTGAAGGCCGAAAACGACAAGCTCCGCCAGCAGACTCTGAAAGCCCAGCAAAACCAGCAGCGCACCGAGGCCAGCACGGCCTCCTTGGAAGAACGGCTGCGCCGCCTCGAAGGGCTGCTGGCTCCCCAGGCCCAACGTTAA
- a CDS encoding tail fiber domain-containing protein — translation MKTFYSVLIALSLATVAQAQTTPGGVRIGTAGTPNSKAILDLDAQGKGLLIPRMDSVARTGIASPPDGLMVFQTDGRKGFWYAMSGGWLFIPDKARSGGAGDNLGNHVATQTLDLNNERLTGVATSALGDSTAQVQIQSLVPNKSVALMTRSIYGRNYTRTMLSGYGTGPYNQDIDYAVWGNAYRAEGWGGIFTAGRPGQPLRWVGLAGHPGYVNANAAIRIVDGTQGVGKVLTSDGVGNGKWMPITAAGGNFNLGPYKLTADGGEVEVGDVATPILLIHSNTNSSVTGATLRFRENDLNYGWNLRHNNGASEGGSTNDRLVLERVEAATAAPVMSWDQTTGNVGVGTTNPAYKLDVAGIIRGNNVAVSDVRFKQNIRPLSGALATVLAMRGVRYTWNALGVQHGGIAGAEQVGVLAQEIEKIYPELVSTDAQGYKAVNYAQLTPVLLEALKELHAQLDAQTQRAERAQAAQQADHAALLSLQQQVARLQQTLAPTAQH, via the coding sequence ATGAAAACATTCTACTCAGTACTGATTGCCCTGAGCCTTGCCACCGTGGCCCAGGCCCAAACCACGCCCGGCGGGGTGCGCATCGGCACGGCCGGCACGCCCAACAGCAAAGCCATCCTCGACCTCGACGCCCAGGGCAAGGGCCTGCTCATCCCGCGCATGGACTCCGTGGCGCGCACCGGCATTGCCTCCCCGCCCGACGGCCTGATGGTCTTCCAAACCGACGGCCGCAAGGGCTTCTGGTATGCCATGAGCGGCGGCTGGCTCTTCATCCCCGACAAAGCCCGCAGCGGCGGAGCCGGCGACAACCTGGGCAACCACGTCGCCACCCAAACCCTCGACCTGAACAACGAGCGGCTGACGGGCGTGGCCACCTCCGCGCTGGGCGACTCCACGGCCCAGGTGCAGATTCAGTCGCTGGTGCCCAACAAGAGCGTGGCCCTGATGACGCGCAGCATCTACGGCCGCAACTACACCCGCACCATGCTCTCGGGCTACGGCACCGGCCCCTACAACCAGGATATCGACTACGCCGTGTGGGGCAACGCCTACCGCGCCGAAGGCTGGGGCGGCATTTTCACGGCGGGGCGGCCCGGGCAGCCCCTGCGCTGGGTGGGCCTGGCCGGCCACCCCGGCTACGTCAACGCCAATGCCGCCATCCGCATCGTCGACGGCACCCAGGGCGTGGGCAAAGTGCTAACCTCCGACGGGGTGGGCAACGGCAAATGGATGCCCATTACCGCCGCCGGGGGCAACTTCAACCTAGGCCCTTACAAGCTCACTGCTGACGGCGGCGAAGTGGAAGTAGGCGACGTAGCCACCCCCATTCTACTGATTCACTCCAACACCAATAGCAGCGTGACCGGGGCCACGCTGCGGTTCCGGGAAAACGACCTCAACTACGGCTGGAACCTGCGCCACAATAACGGCGCCTCGGAAGGCGGCTCCACCAACGACCGTCTGGTGCTGGAGCGCGTCGAGGCCGCTACGGCCGCGCCCGTCATGAGCTGGGACCAAACCACGGGCAACGTGGGCGTGGGCACCACCAACCCGGCCTATAAGCTCGACGTGGCCGGCATAATCCGCGGCAACAACGTGGCGGTTTCCGACGTGCGCTTCAAGCAGAACATCCGCCCCCTGAGCGGGGCCCTGGCCACCGTATTGGCTATGCGCGGGGTACGCTACACCTGGAACGCCCTGGGCGTGCAGCACGGCGGCATTGCCGGGGCCGAGCAGGTGGGCGTCCTGGCCCAGGAAATCGAGAAAATCTACCCGGAGCTGGTCAGCACCGACGCCCAGGGCTATAAGGCCGTAAACTACGCCCAGCTCACGCCCGTGCTGCTGGAGGCCCTCAAGGAGCTGCACGCCCAGCTGGACGCCCAAACCCAGCGGGCCGAGCGCGCCCAGGCCGCCCAGCAAGCCGACCACGCCGCCCTGCTCAGCCTGCAGCAGCAAGTAGCCCGGCTCCAGCAAACCCTGGCGCCCACGGCCCAGCACTAA
- a CDS encoding NADP-dependent oxidoreductase, protein MKAFILTEPTGPSGLRLTELPTPTPAPTDVLLRVQALSVNPVDAKSTEGKAMYGRFKDEQPLILGWDVAGTVEAVGAEVTTLQPGDEVFGMINFPGHARAYAEYVAAPAAHLVRKPAGTSTAEAAAATLAALTAWQALVTQANVQPGQRVLIHAAAGGVGHYAVQLAKHLGAYVIGTASAAKRDFVLSLGADEVIDYQQQAFEQVVAPVDVVLDSVAGETQLRSLAVLRPGGTLVSILGLTPDTPARAEQHGVTAKAMLVDSNQPGMQQVADLLASGALRSHVSLTVPFDELPRALEQILTGRTQGKVVITL, encoded by the coding sequence ATGAAAGCCTTTATCCTGACTGAGCCCACTGGCCCTAGCGGCCTGCGCCTGACCGAGCTGCCCACGCCCACGCCCGCCCCCACCGACGTGCTGCTGCGGGTGCAGGCCCTGAGCGTGAACCCCGTCGATGCCAAATCAACCGAGGGCAAGGCCATGTACGGCCGCTTTAAGGACGAGCAGCCGCTGATTCTGGGCTGGGACGTGGCCGGCACCGTGGAGGCCGTGGGCGCCGAGGTAACCACGCTGCAGCCCGGCGACGAGGTCTTCGGCATGATTAACTTCCCCGGCCACGCCCGCGCCTACGCCGAGTACGTGGCGGCCCCGGCGGCCCACCTCGTGCGCAAGCCCGCCGGCACCAGCACTGCCGAGGCCGCCGCGGCCACCCTGGCCGCTCTTACTGCCTGGCAGGCCCTCGTGACGCAGGCCAACGTGCAGCCCGGGCAGCGAGTTCTGATTCACGCCGCCGCGGGCGGGGTGGGCCACTACGCGGTGCAGCTAGCTAAGCACCTGGGCGCCTACGTCATCGGTACGGCCTCGGCTGCCAAGCGCGACTTTGTGCTCAGCCTGGGCGCCGACGAAGTCATCGACTACCAGCAACAGGCGTTTGAGCAAGTAGTAGCGCCCGTGGATGTAGTGCTCGACTCAGTGGCCGGCGAAACCCAGCTTCGGTCGTTGGCGGTGCTCCGGCCCGGTGGTACGCTGGTCAGCATCCTGGGCCTCACCCCCGACACGCCCGCCCGGGCCGAGCAGCACGGCGTAACGGCCAAGGCCATGCTGGTGGATTCCAACCAGCCCGGTATGCAGCAGGTGGCCGACTTGCTGGCCAGCGGCGCGCTTCGCTCCCACGTGTCGCTCACGGTACCGTTCGACGAGCTGCCCCGGGCCTTGGAACAGATCCTGACCGGCCGCACCCAGGGCAAGGTGGTCATTACGCTGTAG